The following are from one region of the Sulfurimonas crateris genome:
- a CDS encoding TM2 domain-containing protein, producing MSINVDQMRLEEQKKNPVVAYILWWFLGLFGAHRFYMGKSNAVTMLIITIVSFFTMIIVVGYVGLIAMFIWWVLDAISLHKWVKVYNLELINNYEKATVSNN from the coding sequence ATGAGTATAAATGTAGATCAGATGAGATTAGAAGAGCAGAAAAAGAACCCTGTGGTGGCGTATATATTATGGTGGTTTCTTGGACTTTTTGGAGCACATCGTTTTTATATGGGTAAAAGTAATGCGGTTACTATGCTAATTATTACAATAGTAAGTTTTTTTACTATGATAATAGTAGTTGGTTATGTTGGATTAATTGCAATGTTTATTTGGTGGGTACTTGATGCAATATCTCTTCATAAATGGGTTAAAGTTTATAACTTGGAACTTATTAATAATTATGAAAAGGCAACAGTAAGCAATAATTAA
- a CDS encoding Y-family DNA polymerase, with protein MKIHIDIDCFFVSAARIKEPSLEGKPVAIGGRSDTKIFNKDAKKQTVNFENSGSFVPTFYKAYEEKDDDIDAFKDEDGRVRGILTTSSYEARSYGIKTAMSIREALTLCPHLIIKAPNMSLYQKLSHELHDFLQTKIPLVEQASIDEFYGDLGGWIDDKDVEDFIKNLKNEIKEVIKLPVSIGAAPTRYIAKLATSHAKPFGCRVVYAGELDSFIENIPVGEFAGIGKSMKAKLKSAQIHTLGEIKRRRGTLESWGPYAKELYARVCGKSDDEINTKHIRKSIGISRTFDPIYDRGELKRRVHVLARHLSFAIMKLQVIPTVFHLSIAYEMNQKSHKNITLCEIFTEKKFDSLCLELFSEADTYKRLQVIRISINCSSFTRESRRELSLINFAEEQKMHRLTQHSQNIREKYGIDMLKWGSEL; from the coding sequence ATGAAAATACACATAGATATAGACTGCTTTTTTGTAAGTGCCGCACGCATTAAAGAGCCTTCGCTTGAGGGCAAGCCTGTCGCAATTGGCGGACGGAGTGATACTAAAATATTTAACAAAGATGCTAAAAAACAGACGGTAAACTTCGAGAACTCAGGTTCATTTGTGCCTACTTTTTACAAAGCGTATGAAGAAAAAGATGATGACATAGATGCTTTTAAAGATGAAGATGGGCGAGTTCGCGGCATACTTACCACTTCAAGCTATGAAGCTCGGTCCTACGGCATCAAGACTGCCATGAGCATAAGAGAGGCACTGACCCTCTGCCCGCATCTTATCATCAAAGCGCCAAATATGTCGCTCTATCAAAAACTATCGCATGAGCTTCACGACTTTTTGCAGACCAAGATACCGCTTGTGGAGCAGGCGAGCATAGATGAGTTTTACGGTGATCTTGGCGGCTGGATAGACGATAAGGATGTAGAAGATTTTATAAAAAATTTAAAAAACGAGATAAAAGAGGTAATAAAGCTTCCCGTATCCATCGGGGCAGCTCCAACCCGCTACATTGCCAAACTTGCCACTTCACACGCCAAGCCTTTTGGGTGCAGAGTCGTATACGCTGGCGAGCTGGACAGTTTTATAGAAAATATCCCTGTGGGAGAGTTTGCGGGCATTGGCAAAAGTATGAAAGCAAAACTAAAAAGTGCTCAAATACACACCCTAGGGGAGATAAAGAGAAGAAGAGGAACGTTAGAGTCGTGGGGACCTTACGCAAAAGAGCTCTACGCCAGAGTATGCGGCAAAAGCGATGATGAGATAAATACAAAACATATAAGAAAATCCATAGGAATATCCAGAACATTCGACCCTATCTATGACAGAGGGGAACTTAAGAGAAGGGTACACGTTCTAGCCCGCCATCTCAGCTTTGCCATCATGAAACTTCAGGTCATACCCACGGTCTTTCATCTCTCTATCGCCTACGAGATGAATCAAAAGTCGCACAAGAACATAACACTTTGCGAAATATTTACCGAAAAAAAATTTGACTCTCTGTGTCTTGAGCTCTTTAGCGAGGCGGACACATACAAAAGGCTTCAAGTCATACGCATAAGCATCAACTGCTCAAGCTTTACGAGAGAGTCAAGAAGGGAACTCTCGCTTATAAATTTTGCAGAAGAGCAAAAGATGCACAGACTTACCCAACATTCGCAAAATATAAGAGAAAAATACGGCATAGATATGTTGAAATGGGGAAGTGAATTATGA